The Cuculus canorus isolate bCucCan1 chromosome 5, bCucCan1.pri, whole genome shotgun sequence genome window below encodes:
- the DLGAP5 gene encoding disks large-associated protein 5 isoform X2 codes for MAATSQFASRYKRDLSTETLRTKVARRKSMLQKENRHKMFEKGRQLRLADVNVQLSKENRTAQLNEASEACSKENSSVKQKQSTDAGTKNINQRKEMLQRYKEEKELRKQREQREKAKKGVFKVGLYKPTAPAFLSLVPEDPVIVKPKEKGCFQAAPASSGRITRSKAKNQEEKNVIPTGSKPSTVGGNGHSARPTQGGCKPTGTDKVAEKGKVLQTAVQPTSNVRITRAAASAARQKLKTTAPAAPAGNQSQRKTVDVGKPKKAVKPGVTEVIPSKCEVDKNALLDPAMKDSASVAKHSASVDLQQEQTSVEDKTSSAPRRPRTRSFAPQNFVFQPLNGLTTYKVTPMSPSRANAFLTPSAFWDFSKSPVKTAGKSSEAEARAPDLKSQISLAAKGIEEQKITTSLKGEKGESDEKTLIQRSNETTPVSTDIKGLETKSDDVGEQEHDVPYFRNVLRSETERLMSQCLQWDGKFELDIPEDAKDLIRTTIGQTRLLIAERFKQFEGLVDNCEFKQGEKETTCTDLDGFWDMVNFQIEDVNKKFDNLKKLQENEWQPLDVPSKAIVKRKAVPHGVSKPNLGVAGRTAARSRLAAVKAAMRDKMKQDEAADCTQQEKLPEVEKVVFEGGFFRIESPAKTFPGLLSKTPPRSSQRTSEKLATPRSSSRALLPRVPSLPHNHEDTNADPTAVLKDFHPPQNLKMHQLPTGKTPPLEKLPDCFLEPSISVAAEEDSPVTGTAEGIKVLEASSSELKVMDGMEEMELSAAEQQEQDIVMCSPEKETCIDTGFAQPGEPKPHQTDVSCSDSTSIGRNPFDVVSWPSGLFDQHNLHVTVL; via the exons ATGGCTGCTACCTCCCAGTTCGCCAGTCGATACAAAAGGGATTTGAGTACAGAAACGCTCAGAACGAAAGTCGCGCGGAGGAAATCCATGCTTCAGAAGGAGAACAGACACAAGATGTTTGAAAAGGGCAGGCAGCTCAGACTGGCAGATGTCAATGTGCAGCTCTCAAAAGAGAACAGAACTGCTCAACTAAACGAGGCAAGCGAAGCGTGCTCTAAAGAGAACAGCAGTGTGAAACAGA AACAATCTACAGACGCAGGCACCAAGAACATCAATCAACGCAAGGAAATGCTCCAGCgctacaaggaagaaaaagagcttcggaaacagagagagcagagagagaaagcgAAAAAGGGTGTCTTTAAAGTTGGGTTATACAAGCCGACTgcacctgcttttctttcacttgtaCCTGAAGATCCAGTGATAGTGAAGCCGAAAGAAAAG GGATGTTTTCAGGCAGCTCCTGCTTCCTCCGGGAGGATTACTCGATCAAAGGCCAAgaaccaagaagaaaaaaacgTGATACCAACTGGATCTAAGCCCTCTACG GTTGGTGGCAATGGGCACAGTGCACGCCCTACGCAAGGGGGATGTAAACCAACGGGTACTGACAAAGTGgctgaaaaagggaaag TGTTGCAGACTGCAGTCCAACCAACTTCAAATGTAAGAATCACCAGAGCAGCCGCCTCTGCGGCGAGGCAGAAGCTGAAAAcaacagctcctgcagctcctgctg GTAACCAGTCCCAGAGAAAGACAGTAGATGTAGGAAAGCCAAAGAAAGCAGTCAAACCTGGCGTCACAGAG GTAATTCCTTCTAAATGTGAAGTGGATAAAAATGCTCTACTGGATCCAGCTATGAAAGATTCTGCATCTGTTGCCAAACATTCTGCATCAGTAGATCTTCAACAGGAACAGACCTCAGTGGAAGACAAAACCAGTTCTGCTCCAAGGAGACCCAGAACACGCTCCTTTGCACCTCAGAACTTTGTGTTTCAGCCGTTAAATGGATTAACAACCTACAAAGTTACACCCATGTCTCCTTCTAGGGCAAATGCATTTTTGACACCTAGTGCCTTCTGGGATTTTTCAAAGTCTCCAGT TAAAACAGCTGGAAAATCCAGTGAAGCTGAGGCACGAGCGCCTgatttaaaaagtcaaatttcACTTGCTGCTAAAGGcattgaagaacagaaaatcacTACAAgcttgaaaggagaaaaag GAGAATCAGATGAGAAAACTTTGATTCAGAGATCAAATGAAACGACTCCTGTCTCTACAGACATAAAAGGACTTGAAACAAAGTCAGATGATGTAGGAGAGCAAGAGCACGATGTGCCCTATTTCAG AAACGTTCTTCGGTCAGAGACAGAGAGGCTGATGTCTCAGTGCCTCCAGTGGGATGGAAAATTTGAGCTGGACATTCCAGAGGATG CTAAAGACCTTATTCGCACCACGATTGGTCAGACAAGACTGCTCATAGCAGAAAGATTTAAACAGTTTGAAGGGCTGGTAGATAATTGTGAGTTTAAACAgggtgaaaaagaaacaacgTGTACAGACTTAGATGGATTTTGGGACATGGTTAATTTTCAG ATAGAAGACGTGAATAAAAAATTTGACAACCTGAAGAAGCTTCAAGAGAATGAGTGGCAGCCACTTGATGTCCCAAGCAAAGCAATTGTCAAG AGAAAGGCTGTTCCACATGGTGTATCTAAACCCAATCTGGGAGTGGctggaagaactgcagcccGAAGCCGGCTTGCTGCTGTAAAAGCAGCTATGAGGGATAAAATGAAGCAGGATGAAGCTGCTGATTGTACACAGCAGGAGAAGCTGCCAGAAGTAGAAAAAGTAGTTTTTGAAGGGGGATTTTTCAGAATTGAAAGCCCTGCGAAAACTTTTCCAG GCTTGCTTTCAAAGACTCCTCCCAGATCATCCCAGCGGACTTCTGAAAAACTGGCCACTCCAAGGTCATCCAGCAGAGCTTTGCTTCCAAGGGTTCCTTCTCTCCCCCATAACCATGAGGACACAAATGCAGATCCAACAGCAGTGCTCAAAGACTTCCACCCACcacaaaatctgaaaatgcaTCAACTTCCCACTGGAAAAACTCCCCCACTAGAAAAACTCCCCGACTGCTTTCTTGAACCAAG CATTTCCGTAGCTGCAGAAGAAGACAGCCCTGTTACTGGCACAGCAGAGGGTATTAAG gtgctggaagcaTCTAGCAGTGAATTAAAAGTGATGGATGGCATGGAAGAGATGGAACtatctgctgcagagcagcaggaacaagATATTGTCATGTGCAGTCCAGAAAAGGAGACCTGCATAGATACTGGctttgctcagcctggagaaccaAAACCGCATCAAACAG atgtttcctGTAGTGATTCGACATCCATTGGCAGAAATCCTTTTGATGTGGTAAGCTGGCCTTCAGGTTTATTTGACCAACACAATCTCCATGTTACAGTACTGTAA
- the DLGAP5 gene encoding disks large-associated protein 5 isoform X3, which yields MAATSQFASRYKRDLSTETLRTKVARRKSMLQKENRHKMFEKGRQLRLADVNVQLSKENRTAQLNEASEACSKENSSVKQKQSTDAGTKNINQRKEMLQRYKEEKELRKQREQREKAKKGVFKVGLYKPTAPAFLSLVPEDPVIVKPKEKGCFQAAPASSGRITRSKAKNQEEKNVIPTGSKPSTVGGNGHSARPTQGGCKPTGTDKVAEKGKVLQTAVQPTSNVRITRAAASAARQKLKTTAPAAPAGNQSQRKTVDVGKPKKAVKPGVTEVIPSKCEVDKNALLDPAMKDSASVAKHSASVDLQQEQTSVEDKTSSAPRRPRTRSFAPQNFVFQPLNGLTTYKVTPMSPSRANAFLTPSAFWDFSKSPVKTAGKSSEAEARAPDLKSQISLAAKGIEEQKITTSLKGEKAGESDEKTLIQRSNETTPVSTDIKGLETKSDDVGEQEHDVPYFRNVLRSETERLMSQCLQWDGKFELDIPEDAKDLIRTTIGQTRLLIAERFKQFEGLVDNCEFKQGEKETTCTDLDGFWDMVNFQIEDVNKKFDNLKKLQENEWQPLDVPSKAIVKRKAVPHGVSKPNLGVAGRTAARSRLAAVKAAMRDKMKQDEAADCTQQEKLPEVEKVVFEGGFFRIESPAKTFPGLLSKTPPRSSQRTSEKLATPRSSSRALLPRVPSLPHNHEDTNADPTAVLKDFHPPQNLKMHQLPTGKTPPLEKLPDCFLEPSISVAAEEDSPVTGTAEGIKVLEASSSELKVMDGMEEMELSAAEQQEQDIVMCSPEKETCIDTGFAQPGEPKPHQTDVSCSDSTSIGRNPFDVLMPDDDFPFTPVKSKAQKFAAAEAFSDLIVFSPVSPSGGN from the exons ATGGCTGCTACCTCCCAGTTCGCCAGTCGATACAAAAGGGATTTGAGTACAGAAACGCTCAGAACGAAAGTCGCGCGGAGGAAATCCATGCTTCAGAAGGAGAACAGACACAAGATGTTTGAAAAGGGCAGGCAGCTCAGACTGGCAGATGTCAATGTGCAGCTCTCAAAAGAGAACAGAACTGCTCAACTAAACGAGGCAAGCGAAGCGTGCTCTAAAGAGAACAGCAGTGTGAAACAGA AACAATCTACAGACGCAGGCACCAAGAACATCAATCAACGCAAGGAAATGCTCCAGCgctacaaggaagaaaaagagcttcggaaacagagagagcagagagagaaagcgAAAAAGGGTGTCTTTAAAGTTGGGTTATACAAGCCGACTgcacctgcttttctttcacttgtaCCTGAAGATCCAGTGATAGTGAAGCCGAAAGAAAAG GGATGTTTTCAGGCAGCTCCTGCTTCCTCCGGGAGGATTACTCGATCAAAGGCCAAgaaccaagaagaaaaaaacgTGATACCAACTGGATCTAAGCCCTCTACG GTTGGTGGCAATGGGCACAGTGCACGCCCTACGCAAGGGGGATGTAAACCAACGGGTACTGACAAAGTGgctgaaaaagggaaag TGTTGCAGACTGCAGTCCAACCAACTTCAAATGTAAGAATCACCAGAGCAGCCGCCTCTGCGGCGAGGCAGAAGCTGAAAAcaacagctcctgcagctcctgctg GTAACCAGTCCCAGAGAAAGACAGTAGATGTAGGAAAGCCAAAGAAAGCAGTCAAACCTGGCGTCACAGAG GTAATTCCTTCTAAATGTGAAGTGGATAAAAATGCTCTACTGGATCCAGCTATGAAAGATTCTGCATCTGTTGCCAAACATTCTGCATCAGTAGATCTTCAACAGGAACAGACCTCAGTGGAAGACAAAACCAGTTCTGCTCCAAGGAGACCCAGAACACGCTCCTTTGCACCTCAGAACTTTGTGTTTCAGCCGTTAAATGGATTAACAACCTACAAAGTTACACCCATGTCTCCTTCTAGGGCAAATGCATTTTTGACACCTAGTGCCTTCTGGGATTTTTCAAAGTCTCCAGT TAAAACAGCTGGAAAATCCAGTGAAGCTGAGGCACGAGCGCCTgatttaaaaagtcaaatttcACTTGCTGCTAAAGGcattgaagaacagaaaatcacTACAAgcttgaaaggagaaaaag caGGAGAATCAGATGAGAAAACTTTGATTCAGAGATCAAATGAAACGACTCCTGTCTCTACAGACATAAAAGGACTTGAAACAAAGTCAGATGATGTAGGAGAGCAAGAGCACGATGTGCCCTATTTCAG AAACGTTCTTCGGTCAGAGACAGAGAGGCTGATGTCTCAGTGCCTCCAGTGGGATGGAAAATTTGAGCTGGACATTCCAGAGGATG CTAAAGACCTTATTCGCACCACGATTGGTCAGACAAGACTGCTCATAGCAGAAAGATTTAAACAGTTTGAAGGGCTGGTAGATAATTGTGAGTTTAAACAgggtgaaaaagaaacaacgTGTACAGACTTAGATGGATTTTGGGACATGGTTAATTTTCAG ATAGAAGACGTGAATAAAAAATTTGACAACCTGAAGAAGCTTCAAGAGAATGAGTGGCAGCCACTTGATGTCCCAAGCAAAGCAATTGTCAAG AGAAAGGCTGTTCCACATGGTGTATCTAAACCCAATCTGGGAGTGGctggaagaactgcagcccGAAGCCGGCTTGCTGCTGTAAAAGCAGCTATGAGGGATAAAATGAAGCAGGATGAAGCTGCTGATTGTACACAGCAGGAGAAGCTGCCAGAAGTAGAAAAAGTAGTTTTTGAAGGGGGATTTTTCAGAATTGAAAGCCCTGCGAAAACTTTTCCAG GCTTGCTTTCAAAGACTCCTCCCAGATCATCCCAGCGGACTTCTGAAAAACTGGCCACTCCAAGGTCATCCAGCAGAGCTTTGCTTCCAAGGGTTCCTTCTCTCCCCCATAACCATGAGGACACAAATGCAGATCCAACAGCAGTGCTCAAAGACTTCCACCCACcacaaaatctgaaaatgcaTCAACTTCCCACTGGAAAAACTCCCCCACTAGAAAAACTCCCCGACTGCTTTCTTGAACCAAG CATTTCCGTAGCTGCAGAAGAAGACAGCCCTGTTACTGGCACAGCAGAGGGTATTAAG gtgctggaagcaTCTAGCAGTGAATTAAAAGTGATGGATGGCATGGAAGAGATGGAACtatctgctgcagagcagcaggaacaagATATTGTCATGTGCAGTCCAGAAAAGGAGACCTGCATAGATACTGGctttgctcagcctggagaaccaAAACCGCATCAAACAG atgtttcctGTAGTGATTCGACATCCATTGGCAGAAATCCTTTTGATGTG
- the DLGAP5 gene encoding disks large-associated protein 5 isoform X1: MAATSQFASRYKRDLSTETLRTKVARRKSMLQKENRHKMFEKGRQLRLADVNVQLSKENRTAQLNEASEACSKENSSVKQKQSTDAGTKNINQRKEMLQRYKEEKELRKQREQREKAKKGVFKVGLYKPTAPAFLSLVPEDPVIVKPKEKGCFQAAPASSGRITRSKAKNQEEKNVIPTGSKPSTVGGNGHSARPTQGGCKPTGTDKVAEKGKVLQTAVQPTSNVRITRAAASAARQKLKTTAPAAPAGNQSQRKTVDVGKPKKAVKPGVTEVIPSKCEVDKNALLDPAMKDSASVAKHSASVDLQQEQTSVEDKTSSAPRRPRTRSFAPQNFVFQPLNGLTTYKVTPMSPSRANAFLTPSAFWDFSKSPVKTAGKSSEAEARAPDLKSQISLAAKGIEEQKITTSLKGEKAGESDEKTLIQRSNETTPVSTDIKGLETKSDDVGEQEHDVPYFRNVLRSETERLMSQCLQWDGKFELDIPEDAKDLIRTTIGQTRLLIAERFKQFEGLVDNCEFKQGEKETTCTDLDGFWDMVNFQIEDVNKKFDNLKKLQENEWQPLDVPSKAIVKRKAVPHGVSKPNLGVAGRTAARSRLAAVKAAMRDKMKQDEAADCTQQEKLPEVEKVVFEGGFFRIESPAKTFPGLLSKTPPRSSQRTSEKLATPRSSSRALLPRVPSLPHNHEDTNADPTAVLKDFHPPQNLKMHQLPTGKTPPLEKLPDCFLEPSISVAAEEDSPVTGTAEGIKVLEASSSELKVMDGMEEMELSAAEQQEQDIVMCSPEKETCIDTGFAQPGEPKPHQTDVSCSDSTSIGRNPFDVVSWPSGLFDQHNLHVTVL, from the exons ATGGCTGCTACCTCCCAGTTCGCCAGTCGATACAAAAGGGATTTGAGTACAGAAACGCTCAGAACGAAAGTCGCGCGGAGGAAATCCATGCTTCAGAAGGAGAACAGACACAAGATGTTTGAAAAGGGCAGGCAGCTCAGACTGGCAGATGTCAATGTGCAGCTCTCAAAAGAGAACAGAACTGCTCAACTAAACGAGGCAAGCGAAGCGTGCTCTAAAGAGAACAGCAGTGTGAAACAGA AACAATCTACAGACGCAGGCACCAAGAACATCAATCAACGCAAGGAAATGCTCCAGCgctacaaggaagaaaaagagcttcggaaacagagagagcagagagagaaagcgAAAAAGGGTGTCTTTAAAGTTGGGTTATACAAGCCGACTgcacctgcttttctttcacttgtaCCTGAAGATCCAGTGATAGTGAAGCCGAAAGAAAAG GGATGTTTTCAGGCAGCTCCTGCTTCCTCCGGGAGGATTACTCGATCAAAGGCCAAgaaccaagaagaaaaaaacgTGATACCAACTGGATCTAAGCCCTCTACG GTTGGTGGCAATGGGCACAGTGCACGCCCTACGCAAGGGGGATGTAAACCAACGGGTACTGACAAAGTGgctgaaaaagggaaag TGTTGCAGACTGCAGTCCAACCAACTTCAAATGTAAGAATCACCAGAGCAGCCGCCTCTGCGGCGAGGCAGAAGCTGAAAAcaacagctcctgcagctcctgctg GTAACCAGTCCCAGAGAAAGACAGTAGATGTAGGAAAGCCAAAGAAAGCAGTCAAACCTGGCGTCACAGAG GTAATTCCTTCTAAATGTGAAGTGGATAAAAATGCTCTACTGGATCCAGCTATGAAAGATTCTGCATCTGTTGCCAAACATTCTGCATCAGTAGATCTTCAACAGGAACAGACCTCAGTGGAAGACAAAACCAGTTCTGCTCCAAGGAGACCCAGAACACGCTCCTTTGCACCTCAGAACTTTGTGTTTCAGCCGTTAAATGGATTAACAACCTACAAAGTTACACCCATGTCTCCTTCTAGGGCAAATGCATTTTTGACACCTAGTGCCTTCTGGGATTTTTCAAAGTCTCCAGT TAAAACAGCTGGAAAATCCAGTGAAGCTGAGGCACGAGCGCCTgatttaaaaagtcaaatttcACTTGCTGCTAAAGGcattgaagaacagaaaatcacTACAAgcttgaaaggagaaaaag caGGAGAATCAGATGAGAAAACTTTGATTCAGAGATCAAATGAAACGACTCCTGTCTCTACAGACATAAAAGGACTTGAAACAAAGTCAGATGATGTAGGAGAGCAAGAGCACGATGTGCCCTATTTCAG AAACGTTCTTCGGTCAGAGACAGAGAGGCTGATGTCTCAGTGCCTCCAGTGGGATGGAAAATTTGAGCTGGACATTCCAGAGGATG CTAAAGACCTTATTCGCACCACGATTGGTCAGACAAGACTGCTCATAGCAGAAAGATTTAAACAGTTTGAAGGGCTGGTAGATAATTGTGAGTTTAAACAgggtgaaaaagaaacaacgTGTACAGACTTAGATGGATTTTGGGACATGGTTAATTTTCAG ATAGAAGACGTGAATAAAAAATTTGACAACCTGAAGAAGCTTCAAGAGAATGAGTGGCAGCCACTTGATGTCCCAAGCAAAGCAATTGTCAAG AGAAAGGCTGTTCCACATGGTGTATCTAAACCCAATCTGGGAGTGGctggaagaactgcagcccGAAGCCGGCTTGCTGCTGTAAAAGCAGCTATGAGGGATAAAATGAAGCAGGATGAAGCTGCTGATTGTACACAGCAGGAGAAGCTGCCAGAAGTAGAAAAAGTAGTTTTTGAAGGGGGATTTTTCAGAATTGAAAGCCCTGCGAAAACTTTTCCAG GCTTGCTTTCAAAGACTCCTCCCAGATCATCCCAGCGGACTTCTGAAAAACTGGCCACTCCAAGGTCATCCAGCAGAGCTTTGCTTCCAAGGGTTCCTTCTCTCCCCCATAACCATGAGGACACAAATGCAGATCCAACAGCAGTGCTCAAAGACTTCCACCCACcacaaaatctgaaaatgcaTCAACTTCCCACTGGAAAAACTCCCCCACTAGAAAAACTCCCCGACTGCTTTCTTGAACCAAG CATTTCCGTAGCTGCAGAAGAAGACAGCCCTGTTACTGGCACAGCAGAGGGTATTAAG gtgctggaagcaTCTAGCAGTGAATTAAAAGTGATGGATGGCATGGAAGAGATGGAACtatctgctgcagagcagcaggaacaagATATTGTCATGTGCAGTCCAGAAAAGGAGACCTGCATAGATACTGGctttgctcagcctggagaaccaAAACCGCATCAAACAG atgtttcctGTAGTGATTCGACATCCATTGGCAGAAATCCTTTTGATGTGGTAAGCTGGCCTTCAGGTTTATTTGACCAACACAATCTCCATGTTACAGTACTGTAA